In a single window of the Pseudopipra pipra isolate bDixPip1 chromosome 21, bDixPip1.hap1, whole genome shotgun sequence genome:
- the TPST1 gene encoding protein-tyrosine sulfotransferase 1 isoform X1, which yields MVGKLKQNLLLACLVISSVTVFYLGQHAMECHHRIEERGQPGRVESVRSTVRTAPSGNATKTFAYNKDMPLIFIGGVPRSGTTLMRAMLDAHPDIRCGEETRVIPRILAVKQMWARSSKEKIRLDEAGVTDEVLDSAMQAFLLEIIVKHGEPAPYLCNKDPFALKSLTYLARIFPNAKFLLMVRDGRASVHSMISRKVTIAGFDLNSYRDCLTKWNRAIETMYNQCMEVGFERCMLVHYEQLVLHPERWMRTLLKFLRIPWNQAVLHHEEMIGKAGGVSLSKVERSTDQVIKPVNVEALSKWVGKIPADVLQDMPVIAPMLAKLGYDPYANPPNYGKPDQKVVENTRRVYKGEFQLPDFLKEVPQPKKTVERKSRGKTK from the exons ATGGTaggaaaactgaaacagaaCTTGCTGCTGGCGTGCCTGGTGATCAGCTCGGTGACGGTGTTCTACCTGGGCCAGCACGCCATGGAGTGTCACCACCGCATCGAGGAGCGCGGCCAGCCCGGGAGGGTGGAGAGCGTGAGGAGCACGGTGAGAACTGCTCCCAGTGGGAACGCCACCAAAACCTTTGCCTACAACAAGGACATGCCTTTGATATTTATCGGGGGAGTCCCTCGCAGCGGCACCACCCTGATGAGGGCCATGCTGGACGCCCACCCGGACATTCGCTGCGGGGAGGAGACGAGGGTGATCCCAAGGATTCTGGCGGTGAAGCAGATGTGGGCGAGGTCGAGCAAGGAGAAGATCCGGCTGGATGAAGCCGGAGTCACGGATGAGGTTCTGGACTCGGCCATGCAGGCGTTTCTGCTGGAGATCATCGTCAAACACGGGGAGCCTGCGCCCTACTTGTGTAACAAAGATCCTTTCGCTTTAAAATCCTTAACTTATCTTGCTAGGATTTTCCCCAATGCCAAATTTCTTCTAATGGTACGGGATGGCCGTGCATCAGTGCATTCCATGATATCTAGAAAAGTCACAATAGCTGGATTTGACCTGAACAGCTACAGGGACTGCTTGACCAAGTGGAACCGTGCTATAGAGACCATGTACAACCAGTGCATGGAGGTTGGGTTTGAAAGGTGTATGCTGGTGCACTATGAGCAACTTGTGTTGCATCCTGAAAGGTGGATGAGAACTCTCCTGAAGTTCCTCCGCATCCCATGGAACCAAGCAGTGCTGCACCATGAGGAGATGATTGGAAAAGCTGGGGGTGTTTCTCTTTCAAA GGTTGAAAGATCCACTGACCAGGTCATCAAGCCAGTCAATGTGGAAGCACTGTCCAAGTGGGTCGGGAAGATCCCTGCTGATGTTCTGCAAGACATGCCTGTGATTGCCCCCATGCTGGCCAAGCTGGGCTATGATCCATATGCCAATCCACCAAACTATGGAAAACCAGATCAAAAAGTTGTGGAAAACACAAGGAGG gtCTATAAAGGTGAATTTCAGCTTCCTGACTTCCTTAAAGAAGTGCCACAG CCAAAGAAGACAGTAGAAAGGAAGTCTCGTGGCAAGACAAAATGA
- the TPST1 gene encoding protein-tyrosine sulfotransferase 1 isoform X2 yields the protein MVGKLKQNLLLACLVISSVTVFYLGQHAMECHHRIEERGQPGRVESVRSTVRTAPSGNATKTFAYNKDMPLIFIGGVPRSGTTLMRAMLDAHPDIRCGEETRVIPRILAVKQMWARSSKEKIRLDEAGVTDEVLDSAMQAFLLEIIVKHGEPAPYLCNKDPFALKSLTYLARIFPNAKFLLMVRDGRASVHSMISRKVTIAGFDLNSYRDCLTKWNRAIETMYNQCMEVGFERCMLVHYEQLVLHPERWMRTLLKFLRIPWNQAVLHHEEMIGKAGGVSLSKVERSTDQVIKPVNVEALSKWVGKIPADVLQDMPVIAPMLAKLGYDPYANPPNYGKPDQKVVENTRRVYKGEFQLPDFLKEVPQTEPME from the exons ATGGTaggaaaactgaaacagaaCTTGCTGCTGGCGTGCCTGGTGATCAGCTCGGTGACGGTGTTCTACCTGGGCCAGCACGCCATGGAGTGTCACCACCGCATCGAGGAGCGCGGCCAGCCCGGGAGGGTGGAGAGCGTGAGGAGCACGGTGAGAACTGCTCCCAGTGGGAACGCCACCAAAACCTTTGCCTACAACAAGGACATGCCTTTGATATTTATCGGGGGAGTCCCTCGCAGCGGCACCACCCTGATGAGGGCCATGCTGGACGCCCACCCGGACATTCGCTGCGGGGAGGAGACGAGGGTGATCCCAAGGATTCTGGCGGTGAAGCAGATGTGGGCGAGGTCGAGCAAGGAGAAGATCCGGCTGGATGAAGCCGGAGTCACGGATGAGGTTCTGGACTCGGCCATGCAGGCGTTTCTGCTGGAGATCATCGTCAAACACGGGGAGCCTGCGCCCTACTTGTGTAACAAAGATCCTTTCGCTTTAAAATCCTTAACTTATCTTGCTAGGATTTTCCCCAATGCCAAATTTCTTCTAATGGTACGGGATGGCCGTGCATCAGTGCATTCCATGATATCTAGAAAAGTCACAATAGCTGGATTTGACCTGAACAGCTACAGGGACTGCTTGACCAAGTGGAACCGTGCTATAGAGACCATGTACAACCAGTGCATGGAGGTTGGGTTTGAAAGGTGTATGCTGGTGCACTATGAGCAACTTGTGTTGCATCCTGAAAGGTGGATGAGAACTCTCCTGAAGTTCCTCCGCATCCCATGGAACCAAGCAGTGCTGCACCATGAGGAGATGATTGGAAAAGCTGGGGGTGTTTCTCTTTCAAA GGTTGAAAGATCCACTGACCAGGTCATCAAGCCAGTCAATGTGGAAGCACTGTCCAAGTGGGTCGGGAAGATCCCTGCTGATGTTCTGCAAGACATGCCTGTGATTGCCCCCATGCTGGCCAAGCTGGGCTATGATCCATATGCCAATCCACCAAACTATGGAAAACCAGATCAAAAAGTTGTGGAAAACACAAGGAGG gtCTATAAAGGTGAATTTCAGCTTCCTGACTTCCTTAAAGAAGTGCCACAG ACTGAACCTATGGAATAG